One genomic region from Populus nigra chromosome 8, ddPopNigr1.1, whole genome shotgun sequence encodes:
- the LOC133701234 gene encoding uncharacterized protein LOC133701234 isoform X2 produces the protein MDSIKPFALRRHVYKSKQRKQWRREENIKKNRERRETMERLKTDMAEISEGQDRLKEGQREIRQKFEEIESECHKLKEETMNIAKQSDCNQIRINLMFSILKARQDNNFSHAEHLTQLLR, from the exons GCTCTGCGCCGCCATGTTTACAAGTCTAAACAGAGGAAACAATGG agaagagaagaaaatatcaAGAAGAACAGAGAGAGGAGGGAGACAATGGAACGGCTGAAAACAGATATGGCAGAGATCAGTGAGGGACAAGATCGCTTAAAGGAAGGGCAACGAGAAATAAGACAAAAGTTTGAAGAGATAGAATCTGAATGCCACAAACTCAAAGAGGAGACAATGAACATAGCCAAGCAGAGTGATTGCAATCAAATCAGGATCAACCTAATGTTTAGCATTTTGAAAGCACGTCAAGACAACAACTTTTCCCATGCCGAACACCTTACTCAGCTCCTCCG CTAG
- the LOC133701234 gene encoding uncharacterized protein LOC133701234 isoform X1 — protein sequence MDSIKPFALRRHVYKSKQRKQWRREENIKKNRERRETMERLKTDMAEISEGQDRLKEGQREIRQKFEEIESECHKLKEETMNIAKQSDCNQIRINLMFSILKARQDNNFSHAEHLTQLLREEMGKQEEGKPGLVG from the exons GCTCTGCGCCGCCATGTTTACAAGTCTAAACAGAGGAAACAATGG agaagagaagaaaatatcaAGAAGAACAGAGAGAGGAGGGAGACAATGGAACGGCTGAAAACAGATATGGCAGAGATCAGTGAGGGACAAGATCGCTTAAAGGAAGGGCAACGAGAAATAAGACAAAAGTTTGAAGAGATAGAATCTGAATGCCACAAACTCAAAGAGGAGACAATGAACATAGCCAAGCAGAGTGATTGCAATCAAATCAGGATCAACCTAATGTTTAGCATTTTGAAAGCACGTCAAGACAACAACTTTTCCCATGCCGAACACCTTACTCAGCTCCTCCG TGAGGAAATGGGAAAGCAGGAAGAAGGAAAGCCGGGCCTGGTTGGCTGA